The window GTCTTTTTACGTGTTGTCCGTGCTCCTCCCCACAGGTGCAGATATTAACAGTCAGGCAGCCGACGGCGCCACCGCACTGTACGAAGCGACTAAAAATGAGCACCAAGACATCGTGGAGTTGCTCATCTCCCAGAAAGCAGATGCCAACAAGCCCGGAAAGACGGGATTATTACCACTGCACGTTGCTtcccagacaggaaatgaggcgTAGGTGCAGCCGCATTTTGCCGTTAGGTTGATTGGTGTTGTTGAGACTGTATGTTTGAGCTGTTCCTGGTTGGGACTAAATCCTGGGACCTTCTGTGTTTCCAGGATCGTGTCCATGTTGATTGCGGTTACCAGTAAGGCCAGAGTACGACGGACTGGTATCAGTCCGCTGCACGTTGCTGCTGAATACAATTGCAATGATGTTCTGGAGCTTCTGATCCAGGCAGGCTTCGACGTCAACGCTCAGCTGTCCGAGGAACGGTCCAAGCTGTACGAGGACCGCCGCAGCACGCCGCTCTACTTTTCCGTCATCAACGGCAACATTGAAGCTGTGGAGATGTTGCTAGCAGCTGGTGCCAACCCAAACATGGACATGTTCAGACCACTTATGGTAGCAGCAAGGCAATGCTGCGTCAAGACCGTCACCCTGTTGGTGGAGCATGGCGCCGATGTCAATGCCTGCAtccccacacaccccaccaccTTCCCCGCCGTCTACATGTTCTCCATGAAGTACCTGCCCATGTTCAAGTACCTGTTGGACCACGGAGGCCACGCCCTCTGCTGCTTCGAATGTGTCTACGGGAGTGGACCTCATCCGCCCATCAATATCACCCGATCGGAAAGTAGTGACGACGTCCCGCATGACAGACAACAGAGGACAGGAGTCCAGGTGAGGTCACCTGGACCACACCTGCTGTGGTCGGGCCCTTAAAACCGCAGAAATTGTTTTTGGATCCTGGTTTTGGTGATTCTGATTGTTTAACTGACTGAAAGTTTTGTGTTTGACGGACAGTTCTGTGAGATGATCTCGGCTCCCAGTATTTgccggtgggcggggccaatCATTGACCTTTTACTGGACTATGTTGGTCACGTGACCCTGTGCTCCAGACTGATGGAACACCTGAACAGCTACAGTGCGTGGAGTGTCATCAAGGACAAAGCAGGTGAGCCTATAACCAGTAATCaatctgctgctccaccagtAGACCGCTGGTTTGACTGGTTTGCATGGTTTGCTACAGCTCCTCCGCGGCCGCTGCTGCACCTGTGCAGACTGAAGATTGAGAAGCTGGTCGGACATAAACATCTGAAGAAGCTGCCGCTGCCTGGAGCTCTGATCCGCTTTCTGAAGCACCAGCACACAACCAGCCAGGATGAAAGCTGAGCCCAGTTAGCCCAGTTGATCCAGTTAAATGCTAGCAGAATGATGAGAAACCTTCATCTTCACCTCATGGATGAAAGATCAGCCATCCCGTTTGCTGATGAGAACCTTCGATTTTTAATGTTCAAAAACCAGTTTGGCCAATTTCAATACTGTACTTTGTTACTGTGAAAAGTTGCAGAAGAAGGGAGACGATGTAAATATGTGTCCGAAAGAAAAGATTATTTAGACATAAAGAACAGATCCAAACATGCTAAGGCTCCTCCCATTCTGCCCATTCAATTTGGGACTTTTTTcaagaaaatcatttttctcaatttgtttattttgtgtttttctgatcAACGTAATAAATAATCAGAAGATGAGCTTTAAAATGTGAGAACCAcaggtcagtgaacacatcacACGAAATATCCGCTGATTCTGAgcgacaacaataacaacaaaacaacaaaaggaaacTGATGTCTGAAACGAGTCAAATCCAAGGTTGTACTCAAAGATTAACTAAAATGTATTaattctgaaaacaaacatttacaatTCTGCCCAAAAATTCTGTCAAAGCTGAGAAAAGAAAGGAACTACTGTTATTCTCTAAATCGATCAGTGTATGGACGTGGCTCCACATCTCAACAGGTCCAGGACCCGTAGTCACACAGGCCAGAGACTAAAGTCGCTCTTAGTCACCTCATTCCACCAGTAACACCACATAGAGTAACTGGTAAAATAACCAGTATGACCAGTaaacaaacatttaataaaggtTAAAGTTCGATGATGGGTGATTTCACTGTCTGTTCATCTCTGTTTGGGTTTGGAACAACCATTACAGCTTTTAGAATACctggttgcctagcaacagggTCCCCTTCACCTCCTGCCTGGGAAGGTTTAGGCTGAGTTTGTGACTTTGGCCCCTAATTACTTCCTTTTTGTCAATTTAACAACTGAGATTCAGTCTCATCGGAAACCCTGCCCCCTCACTCtgtaaaatgggattttttattttgtgacCTAATTAATTGACATTGATTTTTTCTTGAACTTTTGATTGGTTCTCATTCTGACCAACAAAGATAATGAAGATGTTCTCATCTGTGAGACAACTTCTCTCCTTAAACAGGAAGGGATTAAGTCTGAAAATAAACAAGCATTTCCTGTTCAAACACAAACTGagactttatttttatctcagacacacaaacacttcctgtttatttaaGCAGCAGggagaaataaaagaagatTAAGATGAGACTATTGTTTAAATCCTTTAATTTCTTTGACAGTTATGAGCTGATGGGTTAAAATGCGTCTTCAtgtgacgacgatgatgatgatggtgatgatgatgatgatgatggtgatggggaggaggaggtgagtgtTTCAGGTCTTAGGATTCTGTCGTGACCTCTGGCGGTACTCGGGCAGGTGATGAAGGATCCAGGCGGCTGGAGTCAGCATGACCACGGTGAACACCGACATTACGAAGAAACTTTGCTGTTTAAAACACCAGAccaccaatcagagcgcagAGAAACAGTCACATGACAACCTCCAAGGGAAAAACAAGCAATCGTCCCCATGTTCAGCCTCTGCttctttaatttgattttattcttaagtcatgtcttcattttaatACAAACATAATAAGCATGAAAAATGCCATTATAAAATCCAACAGGTGAAAGAATACTGAAACTCGTTAATCTTTAAATTTGTTAATCAGTttagtttttttctctttaagaCTCACAGCAGCTCCGATCTTGTTCCGAGGCGGTTTGCTGTAGATCCACCTCCTCGTCTCCTTCAGAGTAGATCCAGGAACATTTGCCATGGTCCTCAGGACGGTGCGCACCATCATCAGCTGCATTAAACCCAATGATCCACACTCTCCCAGGTCCACAGGGTTCTGGTGAGTTCATGGGGAGCTGCTCAGTCACACAGAACTTGgacacacagggaggggggaggaagaggagggctaggaagaggaggggaaaggaagaggagcgggtGGACATTGGACCCAGATGCCTGCTGATTAGATGTTTAATTTAGACATTGTTGATTGTCCAAACTGTAGCTTAAATCGTTGAGTGGAGATGAAAATCAGGTTCTAGCAACAGGATCACATAGAAAAGTGACAGTCAGTAAACAGCCTGTCAAATGTCAGGACAGCTGGACAAAGCCAATGATTGGATCACCTCTGCAGAAGCAAATGGAgaacaaccagctgcaggatgatTCAAGAGGGGAAGAACAGAAAGCTGATTAGTGTTTGATGTTCAGCAACAGAGTCTGTAACATGTTAATGTCAGCAGGTGACAAAGGCTTCTTCATCCTACACCGAGAAACATCAGGTGTCTTCTTCATCCTACACCGAGAAACATCAGGTGGCTTCTTCATCCTACACGAGAAACATCAGGTGTCTTCTTCATCCTACAAacagaaacatcaggtgtcTTCTTCATCCTACACCGAGAAACATCAGGTGTCTTCTTCatcctacacacagaaacatcaggtgtcttcttcatcctacacacagaaacatcaggtgtcttcttcatcctacacacagaaatatcaGGTGTCTTCATCCTACACCGAGAAACATCAGGTGTCTTCTTCatcctacacacagaaacatcaggtgtcTTCTTCATCCTACACCGAGAAACATCAGGTGTCTTCTTCatcctacacacagaaacatcaggtgtcTTCTTCATCCTACACCGAGAAACATCAGGTGTCTTCTTCATCCTAcacagaaacatcaggtgtcTTCTTCATCCTACACAGAAATATCAGGTGGCTGCTGAGGTCGCTTTCCAGCCTGTTACTCAATTTATGGTGCTACAGGAGACAAGAATCAGGACCAGATCAACTTTGAACACATCTTTACTTTCTGGCACAGGCGGAAACTCAAGTGGTAACCAAACAACCACCGCCTGATTAACTGTTGGCCAACCATAAAATAACACGGCAACCGCATTTACAAAAGCCGACCACAAGATGGCAGCGTCAACCTGCAGGACACATCATTGTTACAGGAACTTTATTCGACGACCCCCGAGGGGGGCGTGCCCCCAAGACGCTCCGCCCCTGTTGATGTAGTCTTCATTGTAGTTCGTATGCAGTCGATGCTATTTATGGTGTGTAAAGTTGTGTAGTGTTGCATGAAACAAATGCCTAAAAATAAGTGGTTTAAAAGCACTAAAACACTATGGGAAAGGGCAGCATCTGTTTCTGTGGTGGTTTTACAGAGCCAGTGTTGGGCAGGTGCTGCTGAACACCACCAGTGACCACTCAGTCAGGCCACCGAGTCTACAATATGCTTAAAGATTCTTTACAGGTTGCTGGTGTTGAAAACTCCCAGGAAGTGACCACTAGTTCAACAGTAGGAgggatgataatgatgatgacgaggggaggggtcaaaggtcgtcaGATGCAGTGGCCGCTGTCAAACCGTTGtctcttcctgttctgctgctgctcgaaAAACTGATGGATGTCATCGGGGGTCACGACCTGTCACAGGAAAACCCCGTGGTTACGTGGCATCAAGTTTTGCCAACATTGAAGACGAATGAGACCTGTTTTCCAAGAATGCTGCTCAGGCGTCATGAGCCAGCAGGTAATGGCAGTAGTGGGTTAATGTGTTCATGTGGAATCACACTCACTTTTCCTTCTGCTGCAAATGTCTGCAGAAAGTCCTTCAGGTCACTCTTCATGTCGTTGTACCCTGACAACGAACAGGAAGTGTTATGCCACAGCACCATGTGCACCAGAAGCTACTTCAGCATCACGCGGTACTCCTACTGTAGCATACCATGAATgatctccagctgctggaccCGGTTCAGGTTGTCCAGCGCAGACATCAGAGGATCATGTTGGCGCGTCTCTTCGCTGGTCTTCCCTTTGTTCTCGTAGGCGAGGACTGTGTCCGACTCGTCGAGCAGGAAGGACAGTCCGGTGGCCGACAGATTCTCCTGAAAAGGACGCAGAGCGTCACCTCGGTGATGTAATTTGCCGCCTCAACCAACACAGGCTTGGACGAGACTTACCAGGCAGCTCTGACAGGTGCAAAGTTTGGAGCGCCATGACGACGGCAGAAACACCGCACCCGACTGGACTCTGgtctgaccaatcacaggcAGTTCCTTCAGCCTGCAGCATGATCCCAAGTCCTCACGGCTGCGCTTACAGCTGGGCTGGATGTCCCCGTCAGACTGGTCAAGGATTTGTAGCACATTAAAGACAGTCGTCACTTTACCTGGAGTAATGTGTCTCGTCTATCGTCATGTCGTGCTGGCTGACCGCCGAGCCATCATCTCCTCAGACACCAACCCTCCGCCACCCTTAAGATTGAGCTACTGTCACCGTGGCAACCATCACCTTTGCTGTCTCGTTAGGAGAATCTCTCTTGGACTCGTCTGCTGTCATTTCCTTTTTCACCTGTATGTCTGTGCCAGAAACTGAAGTGgacgacagagagagaggaagtggaCAACAGTGAGAGAATAAGTGGATGACAGCCAGAGGAGGGCCACACAATTTATCggacacacaaaaaacatgTTGAGGATGTTGCAGCTAACAACATGAACAAACTTCATGATGCTGGAGTGGATTCGAAACATAGCATGTGTTGCCATCCCCGTGGGAACAGGAAGGTGATAAACTAGGGACACAAATGAAAATCTGAGGAGGAATACCTGCCAAGTGTGCGGCGTAGGTCCAAaggaatgtgtttttgttcatgcAGGACTCGCAGATCATCTCCAGGAGCCCCACACTGTCTGGAACCACACAGCCCAAGTGCTGCAAACACAGGCGAGGTAAGTGACAacgaccaccagagggcgccacACCACCAGTCACCTCCAAGTGACTGAACTCTAGTGGGCAGCACTTTTCAGTGGTGTAGAACCAGTGTAGGTGAACCATTTCAGTCCCCAGAATCATCATCAGGGCGGCAGTGATGTTTTAGACTCACCCGTCCGTGCAGCCagtcctcacacaccacacactgaATCATctcatcctccacctgcacACAACAAACATTAACAGACGGGTAGTGATGGGCAAACACAcctgctggtcatgtgaccttgcgACATCACCTCACCTGGTCATCAGGGTCGGGGTAAGGTCGACTGCAAGTGCAATAAAGTCCAAAGAAGTTCTGACTGTATTTATTCAGATTGTTGACGCTGTCCTTCTCCTGCAACAGAGCCGTTACACACAAGAACCTGTGttaagcacttcctgtttgtgatcCAAATGTTGAGACGGATGCACAGCTCCGCTGAACACTAGTGTTTTGGATCAATTACGTTTATTCACACAGTGAATTTATAAGAATAACGAGAGCACCACAGCCTGTTAACAATTAGAGGATTTGACGAGTTACCACAGGACAGGTTACACTCACAGGGAAGAGTTTACACTTCAGCTCAGCAAATTTCTTGTTTCCACAATCGCAGCGAAAATTCCTGTTGGAACCACAGAGGATGATCAAGTCAGAAACACATCCGGATCATAATCACCTTTTAAACATGATCTGAGCCTTCTGAATTTACTGGATGAACAGTCAGTGTGTTTCCACTATCCAcacaagtgtgtatgtgtgacttGTGAGGGTGGGGTCTGCATGCAGCACTACTGTGATAGAATGATAAATTTAAACCCAAGTGTTGACCTTTTGGTGTAGAGTTCAAAGAGGTCGTGACCTTCGTGACACTTGTATGAACAGGCCAGACACACACCAGTCGGCTCGCCCCCCTTTGGTGTGCAGGTGTTACAGGCATACAGAGCCTGACGTTTCACATAGCcctgaatatatatatatataaaacacagTCGTAAATAGCACAAAAGGAATCAAAATCTGTGGACTGCATTTAGTTCCAGAGTTAAGGAAGACTAGAGCCAACCTGAGGATACGAGCAGTGATCCGAGTCACTTCCTCCCAGTACAGCTGAAGCTTCTTCCTCCAGTTCCTCATCTTCCTGCAGGACATCCACCAGAGACACAGTCTGCTCCTCCGACATCCTCAGCCCAAAATCCACttaaaaataaagttatttGCTTCAAAAAGCTTTTCTAGGTTCCATCCAGTGTTACCATGCAGCGTCAGGTGGCCCTGCTGGAGTCAAACAGCGCCACCTGTAATTTCCTGAAACCTGAAGTTCAGATTTCTTCCAAACACTGTCT of the Takifugu flavidus isolate HTHZ2018 chromosome 19, ASM371156v2, whole genome shotgun sequence genome contains:
- the LOC130516050 gene encoding ankyrin repeat and SOCS box protein 2-like — translated: MAAPSISQSGSTAPSLALDDYSLYSHLNDDELLQLAIERSLKETHNNNNAATTSTPPPHPLPQPTCGLQLPQPTCGLQLPQPTCGLQLPHPPVDYSSHNPPVDYSSPNPPAERPPDPKTFAGTVSRFMTGSGKRMLAYRKADGSLLHIVPELEEEDEPLFQAIRTGDVNKVRRLVMHSGTKLMLPSKQGWLAIHQAAWYGQDTCLRVLLSAQPGMINKKADCGETALMVAVSQEHVPCVQVLLENGADPDISNREKETPLYKACERNNTAMVAALLNHGAVVNTRCLLGWTALQEAVCRNNVEACEMLLRAGAKLSLTNIYGISPLFTAAQSGQLAALRFLLKHGADINSQAADGATALYEATKNEHQDIVELLISQKADANKPGKTGLLPLHVASQTGNEAIVSMLIAVTSKARVRRTGISPLHVAAEYNCNDVLELLIQAGFDVNAQLSEERSKLYEDRRSTPLYFSVINGNIEAVEMLLAAGANPNMDMFRPLMVAARQCCVKTVTLLVEHGADVNACIPTHPTTFPAVYMFSMKYLPMFKYLLDHGGHALCCFECVYGSGPHPPINITRSESSDDVPHDRQQRTGVQFCEMISAPSICRWAGPIIDLLLDYVGHVTLCSRLMEHLNSYSAWSVIKDKAAPPRPLLHLCRLKIEKLVGHKHLKKLPLPGALIRFLKHQHTTSQDES
- the ubr7 gene encoding putative E3 ubiquitin-protein ligase UBR7; the encoded protein is MSEEQTVSLVDVLQEDEELEEEASAVLGGSDSDHCSYPQGYVKRQALYACNTCTPKGGEPTGVCLACSYKCHEGHDLFELYTKRNFRCDCGNKKFAELKCKLFPEKDSVNNLNKYSQNFFGLYCTCSRPYPDPDDQVEDEMIQCVVCEDWLHGRHLGCVVPDSVGLLEMICESCMNKNTFLWTYAAHLAVSGTDIQVKKEMTADESKRDSPNETAKSDGDIQPSCKRSREDLGSCCRLKELPVIGQTRVQSGAVFLPSSWRSKLCTCQSCLENLSATGLSFLLDESDTVLAYENKGKTSEETRQHDPLMSALDNLNRVQQLEIIHGYNDMKSDLKDFLQTFAAEGKVVTPDDIHQFFEQQQNRKRQRFDSGHCI